A stretch of the Papaver somniferum cultivar HN1 chromosome 6, ASM357369v1, whole genome shotgun sequence genome encodes the following:
- the LOC113291070 gene encoding probable thiol methyltransferase 2: MPTGYDVIAIANPERYVVGLDSSENALKRAREISSLSPNAECFEFIEVDFFTWRPTEKFDLIFDYTFFCAIEPRMRVSWGTRMHELLKPESDGELITLMFPIDDRDGGPPYKVSVADYEEVLHPWGFKATSIIDNELAVGHRKGCEKLGRWKRCL, translated from the exons atgCCCACT GGATACGACGTGATTGCAATTGCGAACCCTGAACGCTATGTGGTAGGCCTGGATTCATCGGAAAATGCGTTGAAGAGAGCAAGAGAG ATATCTTCGTTATCACCAAATGCCGAATGTTTTGAGTTTATAGAGGTGGACTTCTTCACTTGGCGTCCAACTGAGAAATTTGATCTCATATTTGATTATAC GTTTTTCTGTGCAATTGAACCTCGGATGAGAGTATCCTGGGGAACACGAATGCATGAGCTGTTGAAACCAGAATCAGATGGGGAGCTCATAACTCTAATGTTTCCG ATTGATGATCGTGATGGAGGTCCACCTTATAAAGTTTCTGTGGCCGA TTATGAAGAGGTTTTGCATCCCTGGGGATTCAAGGCGACTTCTATAATAGATAACGAGCTAGCTGTAGGACACCGAAAG GGTTGCGAGAAACTTGGGAGATGGAAGAGGTGTCTTTAG
- the LOC113285870 gene encoding thiocyanate methyltransferase 1-like isoform X2 yields the protein MEQKIEKENHTNNSTIFDFKVEKMQGILDEYAEFSGSWDKCWEQGVTPWDLDQPTPVLLQLLEKETLPKGRFLVPGCGAGHDVIATANPERYVVGLDFSEIAITKARKISLSAPNAKCFEFIVADFFTWRPNEIFDLIFDYTFFCAIEPRMRAAWGKRMHELSKPDGEIITLMWPTNDRDGGPPFKVSVADYEEVLHPWGFKATCIIDNELAVGLRRDSRTCCFRFCRVARNLRDGRGVFKKNLHHE from the exons ATGgaacaaaaaatagaaaaagaaaatcatacaAATAATTCTACAATATTTGATTTCAAGGTAGAAAAAATGCAGGGTATCTTAGATGAGTATGCAG AATTTTCAGGTAGTTGGGACAAATGCTGGGAGCAAGGAGTGACACCATGGGATTTGGATCAGCCAACGCCTGTACTGCTACAACTTCTTGAGAAGGAAACCCTTCCCAAAGGCAGATTTCTAGTCCCTGGATGTGGGGCT GGACACGACGTGATTGCAACAGCAAACCCTGAACGATATGTTGTAGGCCTAGATTTCTCGGAAATTGCCATTACGAAAGCAAGGAAG ATATCTTTGTCAGCGCCAAATGCAAAATGTTTTGAGTTTATAGTGGCGGACTTCTTCACTTGGCGTCCAAATGAGATATTTGATCTCATTTTTGATTATAC GTTTTTCTGTGCAATTGAACCTCGCATGAGAGCAGCTTGGGGAAAACGAATGCATGAGCTGTCGAAACCCGATGGGGAGATCATAACTCTAATGTGGCCT ACTAATGATCGTGATGGAGGTCCACCTTTTAAAGTTTCTGTGGCCGA TTATGAAGAGGTTTTGCATCCCTGGGGATTCAAGGCGACTTGTATAATAGATAACGAGCTAGCTGTAGGACTACGAAGG GACTCGAGAACTTGTTGTTTTCGCTTTTGCAGGGTTGCGAGAAACTTGCGAGATGGAAGAGGTGTCTTTAAAAAGAATCTTCATCATGAATAA
- the LOC113285870 gene encoding thiocyanate methyltransferase 1-like isoform X4 — MEQKIEKENHTNNSTIFDFKVEKMQGILDEYAVLEFSGSWDKCWEQGVTPWDLDQPTPVLLQLLEKETLPKGRFLVPGCGAGHDVIATANPERYVVGLDFSEIAITKARKISLSAPNAKCFEFIVADFFTWRPNEIFDLIFDYTFFCAIEPRMRAAWGKRMHELSKPDGEIITLMWPTNDRDGGPPFKVSVADYEEVLHPWGFKATCIIDNELAVGLRRGCEKLARWKRCL; from the exons ATGgaacaaaaaatagaaaaagaaaatcatacaAATAATTCTACAATATTTGATTTCAAGGTAGAAAAAATGCAGGGTATCTTAGATGAGTATGCAG TTTTAGAATTTTCAGGTAGTTGGGACAAATGCTGGGAGCAAGGAGTGACACCATGGGATTTGGATCAGCCAACGCCTGTACTGCTACAACTTCTTGAGAAGGAAACCCTTCCCAAAGGCAGATTTCTAGTCCCTGGATGTGGGGCT GGACACGACGTGATTGCAACAGCAAACCCTGAACGATATGTTGTAGGCCTAGATTTCTCGGAAATTGCCATTACGAAAGCAAGGAAG ATATCTTTGTCAGCGCCAAATGCAAAATGTTTTGAGTTTATAGTGGCGGACTTCTTCACTTGGCGTCCAAATGAGATATTTGATCTCATTTTTGATTATAC GTTTTTCTGTGCAATTGAACCTCGCATGAGAGCAGCTTGGGGAAAACGAATGCATGAGCTGTCGAAACCCGATGGGGAGATCATAACTCTAATGTGGCCT ACTAATGATCGTGATGGAGGTCCACCTTTTAAAGTTTCTGTGGCCGA TTATGAAGAGGTTTTGCATCCCTGGGGATTCAAGGCGACTTGTATAATAGATAACGAGCTAGCTGTAGGACTACGAAGG GGTTGCGAGAAACTTGCGAGATGGAAGAGGTGTCTTTAA
- the LOC113285870 gene encoding thiocyanate methyltransferase 1-like isoform X1 — protein MEQKIEKENHTNNSTIFDFKVEKMQGILDEYAVLEFSGSWDKCWEQGVTPWDLDQPTPVLLQLLEKETLPKGRFLVPGCGAGHDVIATANPERYVVGLDFSEIAITKARKISLSAPNAKCFEFIVADFFTWRPNEIFDLIFDYTFFCAIEPRMRAAWGKRMHELSKPDGEIITLMWPTNDRDGGPPFKVSVADYEEVLHPWGFKATCIIDNELAVGLRRDSRTCCFRFCRVARNLRDGRGVFKKNLHHE, from the exons ATGgaacaaaaaatagaaaaagaaaatcatacaAATAATTCTACAATATTTGATTTCAAGGTAGAAAAAATGCAGGGTATCTTAGATGAGTATGCAG TTTTAGAATTTTCAGGTAGTTGGGACAAATGCTGGGAGCAAGGAGTGACACCATGGGATTTGGATCAGCCAACGCCTGTACTGCTACAACTTCTTGAGAAGGAAACCCTTCCCAAAGGCAGATTTCTAGTCCCTGGATGTGGGGCT GGACACGACGTGATTGCAACAGCAAACCCTGAACGATATGTTGTAGGCCTAGATTTCTCGGAAATTGCCATTACGAAAGCAAGGAAG ATATCTTTGTCAGCGCCAAATGCAAAATGTTTTGAGTTTATAGTGGCGGACTTCTTCACTTGGCGTCCAAATGAGATATTTGATCTCATTTTTGATTATAC GTTTTTCTGTGCAATTGAACCTCGCATGAGAGCAGCTTGGGGAAAACGAATGCATGAGCTGTCGAAACCCGATGGGGAGATCATAACTCTAATGTGGCCT ACTAATGATCGTGATGGAGGTCCACCTTTTAAAGTTTCTGTGGCCGA TTATGAAGAGGTTTTGCATCCCTGGGGATTCAAGGCGACTTGTATAATAGATAACGAGCTAGCTGTAGGACTACGAAGG GACTCGAGAACTTGTTGTTTTCGCTTTTGCAGGGTTGCGAGAAACTTGCGAGATGGAAGAGGTGTCTTTAAAAAGAATCTTCATCATGAATAA
- the LOC113285870 gene encoding thiocyanate methyltransferase 1-like isoform X3 — MEQKIEKENHTNNSTIFDFKVEKMQGILDEYAGSWDKCWEQGVTPWDLDQPTPVLLQLLEKETLPKGRFLVPGCGAGHDVIATANPERYVVGLDFSEIAITKARKISLSAPNAKCFEFIVADFFTWRPNEIFDLIFDYTFFCAIEPRMRAAWGKRMHELSKPDGEIITLMWPTNDRDGGPPFKVSVADYEEVLHPWGFKATCIIDNELAVGLRRDSRTCCFRFCRVARNLRDGRGVFKKNLHHE, encoded by the exons ATGgaacaaaaaatagaaaaagaaaatcatacaAATAATTCTACAATATTTGATTTCAAGGTAGAAAAAATGCAGGGTATCTTAGATGAGTATGCAG GTAGTTGGGACAAATGCTGGGAGCAAGGAGTGACACCATGGGATTTGGATCAGCCAACGCCTGTACTGCTACAACTTCTTGAGAAGGAAACCCTTCCCAAAGGCAGATTTCTAGTCCCTGGATGTGGGGCT GGACACGACGTGATTGCAACAGCAAACCCTGAACGATATGTTGTAGGCCTAGATTTCTCGGAAATTGCCATTACGAAAGCAAGGAAG ATATCTTTGTCAGCGCCAAATGCAAAATGTTTTGAGTTTATAGTGGCGGACTTCTTCACTTGGCGTCCAAATGAGATATTTGATCTCATTTTTGATTATAC GTTTTTCTGTGCAATTGAACCTCGCATGAGAGCAGCTTGGGGAAAACGAATGCATGAGCTGTCGAAACCCGATGGGGAGATCATAACTCTAATGTGGCCT ACTAATGATCGTGATGGAGGTCCACCTTTTAAAGTTTCTGTGGCCGA TTATGAAGAGGTTTTGCATCCCTGGGGATTCAAGGCGACTTGTATAATAGATAACGAGCTAGCTGTAGGACTACGAAGG GACTCGAGAACTTGTTGTTTTCGCTTTTGCAGGGTTGCGAGAAACTTGCGAGATGGAAGAGGTGTCTTTAAAAAGAATCTTCATCATGAATAA